The genomic stretch AGGCGGGTTTATAAAAGTTCATAAGGAAGATGTAATCAATATATTGAACATCGCAAGATAGAAAAAATATCCCCAAGACACAGCCTTGGGGATATTTTTTCTATCTTCTCTGTACATATTATTTTACGGCACCTGTGATACCTTCTACAAAATTTTTCTGTAATATCAAAAATACAACAACTGTCGGCAATATGCTTATGCTGACGGCCAGCATCAGCATGCCGTAGTCCGTGACATAACCGCTTGTCAAACCGCTGATCAACTGGGGCATAGTACGGCTTGTAGGCGATTGCATGATAATTAAAGGCCATAGATAATTATTCCAGTTGCTCATGAAAGCCACAGTAATTCCTGCCGTAAACGTATGCTTGGTAATTGGCACGAAAAACTCCAGAAATATTCGAAGCTCACCGGCTCCATCGAGTCTGGCAGATTCAATGATGGATTTGGGGAATGACTGCGCGCTTTGCCTGAACAAAAATATCAATAAAACTGTCGATAAAGACGGCAGCGCAAATCCCAGGGTTTTATTTAACAGGTTGAGCTTTCCGAATAAAGTATATAACGGAATCATCGTCGCTGCAAATGGAATCATCATGGAAATCAACAATAAATTAAATACCATGTTTTTAGATTTTGTATAGTAAACCTCAAAGGCATAGCCGGCTATCGAACAAATCAATACACTGCCTACAGTCGTAAGTACAGAATACTTGAACGAATTCATCATAGCCTGGCCGACATTGGCTGTTTTTAAAAGATTGCTCATGTTTTCAATAAGCTTTTGCCCCGGCAAAATTCTCCCTGCAAGAACATCCGTGCTTTTATTTGTGGCAGACATGAGCATCCAGAATAGCGGAAACAAAGATATCACCGATACGATTGTCAAAACGATGTATTCTACGGTTATGCCGATTCTTCTCTTTGTCATCTCCTATCGCCTACTTTCATTTGAGTAAATGATAAAATAGCTACCATAATCAATACTAAGAACGAGACTGCCGCAGCATAGCCAAATTGAGGCGAATATGCAAATGACAGATTATAGATGTATTGCGAAATAGAAATAG from Clostridiales bacterium encodes the following:
- a CDS encoding carbohydrate ABC transporter permease; the protein is MTKRRIGITVEYIVLTIVSVISLFPLFWMLMSATNKSTDVLAGRILPGQKLIENMSNLLKTANVGQAMMNSFKYSVLTTVGSVLICSIAGYAFEVYYTKSKNMVFNLLLISMMIPFAATMIPLYTLFGKLNLLNKTLGFALPSLSTVLLIFLFRQSAQSFPKSIIESARLDGAGELRIFLEFFVPITKHTFTAGITVAFMSNWNNYLWPLIIMQSPTSRTMPQLISGLTSGYVTDYGMLMLAVSISILPTVVVFLILQKNFVEGITGAVK